The following nucleotide sequence is from Gammaproteobacteria bacterium.
GGCTACACACAGGCCGATGTTTCATCGGCCTGTGTTTATTTTGCCCCATGCTAATTTAAAGTAGAAAATTTTATGGCAACAACGAATCAATTAGTACGTAAACCGCGTAAACGCAAGGTGGAAAAAAGTAATGTTCCTGCCTTGGCAAGCTGTCCACAAAAACGTGGAGTATGTACACGTGTGTATACCACTACTCCTAAGAAGCCTAACTCAGCATTGCGTAAAGTCGCACGTGTGCGCTTAACCAATGGCTTTGAAGTAACAAG
It contains:
- the rpsL gene encoding 30S ribosomal protein S12; the encoded protein is MATTNQLVRKPRKRKVEKSNVPALASCPQKRGVCTRVYTTTPKKPNSALRKVARVRLTNGFEVTSYIGGEGHNLQEHSVVLIRGGRVKDLPGVRYHTVRGSLDTQGVSDRMQGRSKYGTKKPKA